Proteins encoded in a region of the Phaenicophaeus curvirostris isolate KB17595 chromosome 1, BPBGC_Pcur_1.0, whole genome shotgun sequence genome:
- the SHISA2 gene encoding protein shisa-2 homolog: MRRWVLLAALGWLLPPGAAASGEYCHGWLDAQGGWRDGFQCPERFDGGDATICCGSCALRYCCASPEARLDQGACDNDRRLGGGEHPARPGKDGPDGAAVPIYVPFLIVGSVFVAFIILGSLVAACCCRCLRPKQEPQQSRAPGGTRLMETIPMIPSASTSRGSSSRQSSTAASSSSSANSGARAPPTRSQTNCCLPEGTMNNVYVNMPTNFSVLNCQQATQIVPHQGQYLHPQYVGYAVQHDSMPLTPVPPFLDGLQSGYRQIQSPYPHTNSEQKMYPAVTV; the protein is encoded by the exons ATGCGGCGCTGGGTGCTGCTGGCCGCGCTGGGCTGGCTGCTGCCGCCGGGGGCCGCGGCCAGCGGCGAGTACTGCCACGGCTGGCTGGACGCGCAGGGCGGCTGGCGGGACGGCTTCCAGTGCCCCGAGCGCTTCGACGGCGGCGACGCCACCATCTGCTGCGGCAGCTGCGCGCTCCGCTACTGCTGCGCCAGCCCCGAGGCGCGACTCGACCAGGGCGCCTGCGACAACGACCGGCGGCTCGGCGGCGGCGAGCACCCCGCCCGCCCCGGCAAGGACGGCCCCGACGGCGCGGCGG TGCCCATCTACGTGCCGTTCCTTATTGTTGGATCTGTATTCGTCGCCTTCATCATCTTGGGGTCTCTGGTGGCAGCTTGCTGCTGCAGATGCCTGCGGCCCAAGCAGGAGCCCCAGCAGAGCCGAGCCCCGGGGGGCACCCGCCTGATGGAGACTATCCCCATGATCCCAAGTGCCAGCACCTCCCGGGGTTCCTCCTCCCGCCAGTCGAGCACGGCcgccagctccagctccagcgcCAACTCGGGAGCCAGAGCACCCCCGACCAGGTCCCAGACCAACTGCTGCTTGCCAGAAGGGACCATGAATAACGTCTACGTCAACATGCCGACGAACTTCTCAGTGCTGAACTGCCAGCAGGCTACCCAGATTGTGCCACACCAGGGGCAGTACCTGCACCCCCAGTACGTGGGCTACGCCGTGCAGCACGACTCGATGCCGCTGACCCCGGTGCCCCCGTTCCTCGATGGTTTGCAGAGCGGCTACAGGCAGATCCAGTCTCCCTACCCACACACCAACAGCGAACAGAAGATGTACCCAGCTGTGACTGTGTAG